Within the Dermacentor silvarum isolate Dsil-2018 chromosome 8, BIME_Dsil_1.4, whole genome shotgun sequence genome, the region TGTCattaactgaaaatatattttcGTGTGATTGTATGTTTACCCATCTATGTCTGTGAAACAGGCCGTGATCCCTACAGCAACAAGCTGTTTTGCAGGCACTGTCAGGTATAATGCTATTATGACCGTAATGGGGGTGGCCAGGACATGGCGTAACAAATAAAGTCAAAATTCAGCGTCCAGAAAAATGGCAACGAGGATAAGTCATAGTAATTTTATTTGGCAGTGTACACCAGAGAAATCCTTTCTTCGTATTCAGGTGCTTGAATTGTGCCAGTCACTATAAATAATTTGTGTATTTTCCTAACTTTTCTGCCGCAGTCAATAATTATTGTTATCGTTAATTCACACTTGCGTGTTACTTTATTTGCTTCTTCCAGATGTATCCTTATTTTGAACAAGTGCTTGGCTTACCTGCGGATTCAAATAAATGGAGTCCAATGAGCACAAAGTTTAGAAACGTTCTTGACAAATCAAAATAAATCTGATTTGAAAATTTGGAGCTGCTGCCTTTTGGCAGCTGCATACTCACACACACAGGTAGTTCCCGGGATCCAAGATCAATTCTCTACGACGAGGCAGAGCCGCTGGCGCTGCTTTGGAATAAGCGAAAccaagaaaaacattttttagcACTTCTTGTCATTGTTTCGCACTTGTACAGAAATTCTAAACTATTTTTATTGATACTTAATTATTTTCACTGTATATATACAAAAATAAATGGtctgagcaacgccggcctaacATCGGGAATCCCGCGATGGTTGTACGAGTAATATCAAGATGGCAACTGTAGAAACATTGTGAGTTTTGTCTTTTTATTCTACGTAGCCATGCATTACGTTTTCAATGAGAACTACATAGATAAACCAGTAGTTAGAAAATATAGTCACTCTCGCGTTATGAAGACTACCATTCCATTACTAAATATTCACAAGCCACGTACACGTCGAGGCCGAAAAAGGCGGTTTACAGAAATCGAATGCACCGCGTCACGCCCTATTACTTTGATACCGCGACTGCAGGTGTAAAATTGTCCCCACTTAGGCAGCAGTTAACATATATTAAATTCCGAAACTTTTGAAGTTCCAAGCGATGCGGCGTTTTAGAATTCCTCGTTCTCAGCCGTTCTACACGCATGGCGTGCGTAAGGTtcccacaaaaaaataaaaagcgtcTTCTCACCTAGCAGCAACCCTTGCTCCAGGTGTCCGGCCTACCTCAGGACCTGCTGGAAACCCGGCTGGACGACGAACACCAGTGACGCCTCTCCAGCCGTTAAAGTTTCCGGGCCAAACGGGAGCATAATTATAGCCGTATCCACTTCCATACGGATACGAAGGATATCCACCGTAACCGTTGCCATTTCTGTATGCACCTACCCATGGCGTGCCGTAACCCCTGTGTTGAGGATATGCCGACGCTTCAAAGACATAATCGTGATAAAGTCCATGACCACCCCATGGTCCATATCGTGGATAAAGCGCTGCTCTTCTGTAGGGGTACGACCCAGCGTTCGAATTCCACCCGTAATCTGTAAGCAAGCGAGAAAGGAGAGCTTGATAttgcgtgagtgtgtgtgcgagaaagagagagatataaTGGTTTTTGTGGATGACACTTCGGAATATTTGGTCAGATAAAGAAATTGGTTCATAAAGAaaaggaggagaggtcggcctgagctagtgGTGATGGGGAAGAAAACAAGCGATGCGTGCTCATAGGGACATACCACGAAGATGCTATTCCgaagtccccactacggcgtgcctcataatcagatcgttgctttggcacgtaaaaccccataatttatttaatttaatttttttggaaATAAAAACATTGCACCTTGCTCAAAGTTTTTGCATTTTCGGTAATGAAATTTTGTGACTCTGAAAACAGAATTTCGGAATGTACTATGTCCTATACTTGTAGCAAAGAAATTACCAAAGCCGTGCGAGAAACGGTAGCCGGAATTAATAAAAAGCGAAATCGAAGTAAACCATTTTTCAAATGGGGTTATACTTCCATGATTTTATGGGTTGAACTATTTTATTGCCTGTAATGTACAAACAAGGAAACGATGCTACATGTCACCTAGCATGATTCCAACAGATCCAGGTACCCAATAcaagagggaaaaaaatgtgAGGATGAAATCACTTACAATATTCAAAAATAAGTCCAATATAATATTTATATTCAAGGTTTTTATGTCTCGTGGTAATTATAGCCTAGTCCGAACGTCGCATGTATGTGTAAATTTCTTatccagttttctttctttttttcataagaAGTTCGTATCACATTTCACTGTGAAGTCCCACTCCTGCACAAGTGTCACTATGCTCGGTGTGGCGGCTCCGAATAGCTATGACGTTTTGCTGCAAAGCACTAGGTCGCAGGTTCACCTTTCaaccgcggcggcagcattttgaTGCGAAATAAATGCAAGACCACTTGTTTACTTGGATTTAGacgtatattaaaaaaaaactatgacgtAAAAATCATTTcggagtcgcccactacagcTTTACTCATAATGAGATCAATGAGATCATGGTTGTGCCACATATTacgccataatttaattatttattttgaaCAACAATAACTACAGCGTTATAAGACATGCAAATATTTTGGAAGCAATCAGAAGTCTCAATGAAGAACGTCAGAGCTTTGTAGAGCCAAAACAATGGTCATGCGTGTCGGCTTACTTTTCCAAAGGCAATGTCCgatagaacacacacacacgcacaaaaaaaaacacgatagaacgcgttttcttttttcaccatCTGATGTTCCTTTATCTTACTTTATGCTTTTTGAAGTTGCAACACACCATTCTACTGTAGCACCTTTAATATTCTGCGAAGGCCATTTGCATTGTTGACCACCAAAAGCCATGCACTCGCAAAATAACAAAATGCGAGATGCAGATGACCGAATTTTCGATGACCAAGAAATAGAAGATGCAAAAGGAGACCCCACCACACTTTGTCTCGCTTTGCGGCACCGACAAAATAGACAGCTAAATTATACAATTATAGAGATTTGAATGTAGCCTGCAAAGCCGGCGACGTCCCTGTCACGCTGTAATGCTATGGTCGAGATAGTGTGCTGTAACGGACGCGTTCACGATAGCCAATGAACTATCGATGCTCGTCAAGCTGGACTTGTACAATGTCGATAAGACGACACCGGTAACGGAACTTTCGGCTGTTTCTAAATTTTTCAGTGTCCCAGGCCGAAGTATTAGCGCATGGTGGTACGGGAGCCATTGTGCAAAAGACGAGGTCAAGGGACGATTCTTTTTATGCTCAAACCAATATTGGCGCCACAGTGACCTGTTTAAATctccagatattttttttttcaattttgaaaTAGTGCAAGCCCATGATTTGGCTCGAGCAGGAGGGGCTTTATGTAAAATACAAAAGTCCAGAATCAAACAACGCAAGACATGAATACAAGAAACAACACATATCATAAAGGACATTAAAAACCATGTCATGAAAATTGTTTAACAAATGTGCTAATAAAGGTGAAAAATCACAATACCCATGTAGTAGAAATGCCTAACAATATAACCAGAAGCCTAAAATAAGTAGTGACGTTAGAAATTCAAAACATGGCGCTGCATTTCATTAACAAAATCATCAGAGGTAAATATGCTAAGGGGCAAATCCACTCCGCGACTGCGCGCAGGAAGAAACTATATCGAAATGAGTTTGTGCGAGCGAAGATTGGTGCTAAAGAATTTTCAAGACTTTGTCGCGTTGTCCTCGTACTAAGGTGCCTCACAGATTTTGGGAGAGCTAATTTTTTCAGAAAGGCAGTTATGAACGAATGAAAGGCGACTGACTTTTCTTCGGGCTTCCAACGTCGATATATTATTGAGTTTCATTAAATCTGAAGGAGAATCTAGGCTTTTGTACTTTCCGAATATAAATCTAACTGCTTTTCCTTGACTTTTTCTCAATTTGCATTATATATTTTATATAATGCGGATCCCACGCGACGAAAGCTTATTCAAGTTTTTAACTTATGCAAGCATTGTAAGCTACAAGTTTTGTACTAATTGGTGCATTTTTAAGTTTTCTGTTGAGGAACCACAGCTTTATGATGCCGGCTATGCAGATATTGGATATATGTGCTGACCACGTGAACTTGTTCGTTAACGTAACGCCGAAGTATTTAAACTTATCAACTTCCGAGATGGGACTGTTATGAATTGAATATAAGAATGCACTATATTTCTTACCTAGTAACACGGAGTAGTACTGTATTTTCTGAGTTTATTACCATTCCCCAACGACTGCATCAATCTCCAATCGCAGAGATACTGTTTTGTAGCAAGATCTAATATCCTTCAGATGATATATCCTTGAATACGACACAATCGTCGGCAAACAACCGAATGAATGCAGTACCGGGAACCACCTCAACCAGATCATTTACATAAATAAGAAGCAACAATGGTCCCAAAACACTGCCCTGTTGTACTCCCGAGGTAACGGGAAGCACAGAAGATGTGCAATTTCCTATGACTACAATGTGGCTTCTATTGGACAGATATGCTCTAACCAATTGGACAATGAAGGAAGGCAGGCATAGGCATTTCAATTGATACAATAGCTTGCCATGCGGCACCTTGTCGAAGGCCTTCGAAAAATCCCGGAACAGAACCTGTCCAGACATATCGAGTACACCCAAGATCTCATGCACAGTTGAAACCAGCTCAGTGACTGTGGGAATGACTTTTCTGAAGCCGTGCTGTTGGGATGACAATACTTTTCGATCGGCTAGAAACTATTGAATGTAACATGCAAAACAGCTTGCTCCAACTGCTTGTAACAAGTGTTTATGACTGAGACAGGGCGGTGATTATTTGCAGAAAGCCGGTCACCTTTCTTGTGGATGGGTGTAACACGTGCAATGCGCCAATCACGGTAGATGGCACTAGTAGCTATTGACCTATTAAGCACCTTAGTCAAAACCCTGAAATCTGCTCAGCGTAGCgtctaagaaatgcatttgcaTTGCCGTCAGAGCCAGCTGACTTTTTAATGCTCAGATTGAGAAGCATAGCAGTGACACATTCACAAGTAATTACCAGTGTTTTCCCCGGTAACGTCAGGAAACCCTGATATACGTATTCGTCTAGCTCAGAAAATACAGTTTGAAAATTCTGATTAAAACATTCTGCGATTTTCCTTGGTTAATGTATAATTCGATGATTCACTTTTAATTTATATATCTCCTCATTAGCTTCACTTATGTGGGGCCAAATTTTTTGTGGGTCTGTCGTAATAAATTCTGCCAATGTTTTGCTAAAGAAATTGTTTCTTGCATCTTTAACTTTTTCTATTAAATCATATTTTAATTCAGTGAACTGAGACGTAGAAGTTTTGTGCTGCTTTCTGAGGTGCTTTATTCTGCGTTTCGTCTGTGTTATAGCCCTACTGATCCAAGGATTTTGCGTGACGCTTGTAAATTTTTCTTGTCGGAATGAAATGACCAATGCAATACCCTGTAAGCGAGCGAAAAATTTGCCACAAAAGCTCCACATCATGACTGTCAGAGTCAAGATGCATGTCCAAATTGTTAATTATGGCCATGTAATCAGCCTTATTATAATCTCTAATTACAGTTGAAGAAAACGTTTTCTATTTTTCAACAGCTTGTTAGTCCAGTTAAACGCTAATGAAAAGACAACAATGTTTTTTTCCATATTAAATCATGGTAAACAAATTTGATGCTCTTTTCTTTATTGAAATTATTTTCTCCTTCAAAGAGCAATCGCTAAAGAGATATAATTTACAAGGACAATTTATTCCCATTTACTGTTGAAAAAAGAGCTACATATGGCGCCTAATGATCCTATATGCGCATATGCGTTTATATGAAAATATATTGGTTTTCATAGGTGACTCCATGTTCTCCTATCATGTTACCGACACACGGTATATGTAGTACATCtaccttttttttcagcgccGATTACAGTGCCCAATTATTGCGGTTATTGCTATTTCGACTGTCCCCATTAGATTACTATCTTATAGCACGAGTCCTTATAAAGAGTTGAAGTATATTGATGTAGAATGGCAACAGAATACGCACGGACAGTTCTTGCGATAGTTTTCCTTACTTCATACACATTTTTAATGCGCAATTGAAAAAAAGTGTACCTTTTTTGGTAGTGGACTATATGCGGTATGCGAGATGTATTCGTTGGTAACACCACCAGAGGTAGTATACTTGAAGCGAAAGTCCAAATATGAAATAGGAGTCTGATTGTCTGCACACTGCTGAAAGTGATCATAAAAATTGTTTTTATCTTTTAATTCATCGCGTCTTTTATGTCATCAGTGTACTTCACGCTACGAAAATGACGGCCGAACACGGCATTTCGGTAACTCTAGTTTCTTTCCCAGAAATCCTGCTCGTGAATGCCCTTACCAAAGCCCGCACGAATTGGTCCAGTTTCTTCCAAGATACGGAAAAGTCCTTCTAGCGACCCGCGGAATCTGGCGCTAAAGCCTGGTGCTCCATGAGGACCAACGTCCTCGACGCCGGCTGACCAGTGTCCCCTTAGTCCATCACCACCAAAACTGCCACCTATGAACTCTCGGGCTCCGGTCAAGCTTCCTGAAACAAAAGTAAGAAACAATATGAATGCCTCACTGCGAGCCGGCCTAGTTGGAATTGATTCATCTTGAAACTTGGCGCTAAACAAAACGGTGacacagaaagaaggaaaaaagacacgtggacgagcgctttctaacaactcaGTTGTTAGAAAGCAGTCGTCCCGTGTGTCTTTTTGTGTCCCCGTTTTGTTTAGCGCGAAGTTTCATGATGAATATGAATGATATGCAATGCCTGTGCGCGGGGCTGCCTTCGCAGGGAGAAGGTTATAACGAACTGCTTTGTGCGATAAAGAAACGTTCAGCATAAGAAGTAATTTGGTAAGTCCTAACCGAGGAATAACAAGCtgttattacatttttttttggaGTTCGTTATACACGATAGTAGAAGCTAGATGCAGTGACAGTGCTGAAACACCTAATGGTAACCTCACTCTGGCAGCAGCACGTTCAAGTAACGCAGCCACCCAATGCGATCAATAGCTGTCTATCATGTGATGCGCCTGATCACGTTATAAAAGCGAACAAAAAGCATacccccaaaaaaagaaaaacctgtgCGGTTTGTCTTATCGCTTATGTTGGAGGAGTTTCAAGTTTGATATAAGATCTCTTTTAAATAAATATGTCGGATAAATTTCTCGAAGCTATCAAGGTTCGACAAATAATGTAATTTTTTGTATCCAGGTTTGATGCATTTGGGTTTAAGCGTAAACTGTAACCCATAATAacggtttttttttattagaagTCCTGAAGCTGCTTATTGGATTCTCACGGACGTCGTAGTTGAGGGCTAGGGAATATTTTGCCCAATGGAATTTTTTTACCGAGTAAACAAAGCGTGGTACACGAGCATTATTGCATATCGCTCCCATTGGAACAACTCTGCCATGGCAGGGAGCCGAACTCGCGACCTCATGCTGAGCAGGAGAACGTGACAGCCATGGTGCACTTAACGATCACAGCTTGGGTAAGCTGTAATATTTATTTAGGCCTGCATTTCCATAGTTATAAGTAACCGTGGCAGTTATAACCTAAAGAATATTCCCAGCCCCACCATATTAGACCTTTTGCTTATTTCTTGCTTGGTTTCGAAAGTAGCATCGCTATTAGGAAATATTTACAGCTTATGTATTTCATAGAATCGTGAGGCGCGATCTCTTACATGCTGTAATATATGACGTCAGGTACCTAAATTACCTGTACTTCGCTCCTAAAACTTTTGTTCCGAGTAATACCAACCCTAAGGGTGAAAATAGGTACGAGTATTCGATGCATTCTTTCATGTGGGCTTATTACAGTTATTGAATGCAAGCGGCGCAGGTTACATTAAAGTTGCGAAAAGGAACACTAATAAAAAGTTCGCTCTTTGTAATACGTGCCGTAATGTTCATATTCTTTCAGCGGAAAACTGAGCACTACGTGAATCAGTGTGAATAATTGGCACGAGTTGGTTTCAACTGTTACTCTGAGTGCAAGTGGAAGGCTTTACAATGTTTATTGCGGTTTAAGTCCTTGCCGAAGTACGGGTGTTAGCAAAGGAGGGAAAACTAGGTCATTTGTTTCAGGAAGAATGTGCCAAAAGTGGTCACGTAATTTTTTATTCCAAGAACTTTATGGAACTTGACCACATAAAATGCATAAGAAGGAAGTAATATTATTTCATAAATTGTTCTAGGAAGCAGCTGAGTGCGACCTACGCTACTTTCCACGTAGCATTCCAGACTATCTACGTATAATGTAAAACATGTGTAAGAAGACAACTTTCTTTGTCAAGGCCACCACCGGTTTGCACCCGTCGATCACTGGGTTCGCATATCGGAGGACAGGGCGCAGCAAGCTGTACTTCGCATACTTCGATCGCTTTTTGAATCTTGCATTTGCAATGAGTCACTCAGAGTTATGCGAAGCAAATCGGTGATTTTGAGTTTCGCAATGAGTTTATTCTTGTACATAGTTCTACGTAGTTTACATGGCTGGTTCTCCCCTGCAAGGATTATTGCGCTGCTAAAAATGGTTACTTTTTATTCGTTAATGCATTGTCTTTGCGAAGTTTCCTCAGTGCCCTCCGAACGCTCTCGCTACAGATCAATGAACATGTCACACAGGAACGCATCAGCTCGTTAACGTGGTTAATGTCATGTCCAGTTCCGGTAACTCTGTACAATAAAAAATGGTCAAATACACTCAGTGGAGCCCTTCCGCCCTAAAGCGACCATGTGCACAGAATAAATACGATTGTGTAACTTTCCTGTCAAATTAACCGAGGAACCACCACTTTCGCCGAACTGACTTGATTGTCTTTCACTAAAACGTGTTAACGTCATCGCATTACCACCCCAGCCTTAGTGCTACCGCCGCAGTCATATATGTTGCCTATCCAGCAATGCACGTAGGTGGTAGGAGGCCCAATCATTCGGTATTTCGCAGGCTCTGTATGCTTAGTGATGTGACATTGAATATCACTTCCTGTTTTTCTAGACAAAGCACGCGAACAAGCTTATGGCTCACTCCACACAGGAATATAGGGAAAGAGGAAAGACTTCTGAGCTATATGGATTTTCAAGGCTTCTTTACGTGGCACATGATGTGAATATATCACCAAGTTACCTTAACCCTAGTTTTTATTATATTCCATAAGGCAGCTCACCtcgaaatgaaaagaaaaatagttACCTAAACGTAAACTTATTTTGGAAAGCACTGCGAGATAGAAAAAGCAGATACTTCTTTGCTAATGTGCAAAATGTGCAAACCTTACCAGCGGAAATGAAGCAGATCGCTAGGAATACTCTCATGATTGTGCTGTATATACGATGTTCTTGGGGCTCTCGACTGCTTCAGCAATAAAAGGTTTCGCGAGATGCCGCAGTTCTTTCCTGGTAAGAGTTCTGCGTCACATGATTCTTCTTTCGTGTCTTTGTTACTGGTCAGCGCATGATTGAATGCTTGCGAGATTTTGCACAAGCACGAGACTTCTATTGTTCGGGGAATTTTGTCGATACAGTTGGACAGTGTAAAGGGGaaatacataaagaaaaaataataaatgtggCTGAACCATCTCTGTTCATTCGCAATGATCGCTTGCACAAAAATAAAATCCCCGCCATTCCGCGGGCTACTGTGCAATAATCGCTATGGCTGCGATCCAGCGGCACCTCTACATGCGTTTAAACAGCGTTTCACAGTAGCATTCTTTTATTTCGCTTATTTTTATTTCCTTCTTAATTTAAAGCGGCAGcggtgttttttgtttcttttatctACAGccatcattgaaaaaaaaatgtaggcctTGTCTGCGTGTTACGTATCGCTTTCCGTAACACGAAGAATACTCTTTGTTATACATTTGCCAGAGCACGTGTACTTTTATAGCTACGTGTAATACTTTTGCAAGCAGTTGGACTTGAAAGACAAGGTCCCCTGCAGAATAAGTAAGATATTGTGCGCTATCTCTGGTGCTGAAGAAGTTACCCGCCGttgtggcgtagtggctttggtgttgcgctgccaaGGCCGAGGatgcgggatcgaatctcggc harbors:
- the LOC119462713 gene encoding uncharacterized protein LOC119462713 isoform X3, whose product is MRVFLAICFISAGSLTGAREFIGGSFGGDGLRGHWSAGVEDVGPHGAPGFSARFRGSLEGLFRILEETGPIRAGFDYGWNSNAGSYPYRRAALYPRYGPWGGHGLYHDYVFEASAYPQHRGYGTPWQRQRLCLVVEN
- the LOC119462713 gene encoding uncharacterized protein LOC119462713 isoform X4, whose amino-acid sequence is MRVFLAICFISAGSLTGAREFIGGSFGGDGLRGHWSAGVEDVGPHGAPGFSARFRGSLEGLFRILEETGPIRAGFDYGWNSNAGSYPYRRAALYPRYGPWGGHGLYHDYVFEASAYPQHRGYGTPWRQRLCLVVEN
- the LOC119462713 gene encoding uncharacterized protein LOC119462713 isoform X2, which translates into the protein MRVFLAICFISAGSLTGAREFIGGSFGGDGLRGHWSAGVEDVGPHGAPGFSARFRGSLEGLFRILEETGPIRAGFDYGWNSNAGSYPYRRAALYPRYGPWGGHGLYHDYVFEASAYPQHRGYGTPWVGAYRNGNGYGGYPSYPYGSGYGYNYAPVWPGNFNGWRGVTGVRRPAGFPAGPEVGRTPGARVAASASGSASS
- the LOC119462713 gene encoding uncharacterized protein LOC119462713 isoform X1; this translates as MRVFLAICFISAGSLTGAREFIGGSFGGDGLRGHWSAGVEDVGPHGAPGFSARFRGSLEGLFRILEETGPIRAGFDYGWNSNAGSYPYRRAALYPRYGPWGGHGLYHDYVFEASAYPQHRGYGTPWVGAYRNGNGYGGYPSYPYGSGYGYNYAPVWPGNFNGWRGVTGVRRPAGFPAGPEVGRTPGARVAASSASGSASS